From the genome of Solanum dulcamara chromosome 12, daSolDulc1.2, whole genome shotgun sequence:
AGAGAAGCCACCGTCAATCGTCTCTCCCGCCGACCAATTATACAGTCGGAACAGCGTCATTAGTTGCCATTTTGTTAAATTCTCCTAAATAGTTACCGAGAGATTatacaattttaattatatagtccacttgtataaaaaaaatttgatacaatttacattttgaatattatatataaaaaaatcaatgaaaCTTTTCTACGTGGTGTAGCTCAATTGGCGAACTGCTACATGTTAACTTTCCCCgtaaaaattctaatttttgaaTTGTTGAAGACTGTGACGCAATATGACActattttaatgattattgatcagGGGCGGACCAACGTGCAGTTCAGGGGTTTATTCGAATCttcttcgttaaaaaattacattatatatataagataaaaattttaatttatgtgtatatatttaacattgaaccccctAAGCATAAGTCAAAGGACTAGTTCAGTGGCAAATAGGGTTCAATATTTTGCCTTAGCTTGTCTCAGATCACAGATTTAAATCCgaataagcacatttttttttaattagcatgtttaatattttttaatcttcttCATAAAATTTCTGGATTCGCCACTATTATTGATAGGGTCAAATGGTAAGAATCCCCTAATTACATAGATGATAAACCTCTCTatcttcaatttcaaaattgtGAATTAGAATTATTAAgaaaatcggaaaaaaaaagagaagaaaaagttACAGAGATGACAAGCATTTTTCACCTCTAATTTTAAAATTGTGAGTTTTAAAGTCACTAAAAGAGGAAATTTTTTACTGTGTATGGCAGACAAAAGTTGTGTGGGCTCCACTCATGTTATGCCAAATAGATTATTGGTCTCATTTTCAGAAAAAGGGACAAAAAGTCCCCtctctcttccttttttttttttaatttttatcctttgattcaactttttcatcttttctttttgtaaCTGTTTTAAATTTTGCTATTTTCAACAccttaatattttatttctaaaaaatatgaaattcaatATTTCTTGCCTAATTCAtcctacttttaatattttgacatcattttctTTATTCCATATAAGTTatttacattactaaaaataattatttaaaattatttattaatctataaaattaagatatattaaaaaatcaaatcattCCCATTGTctcttataattaatttttcttgaaAGTGTAAATAAGTTTtataaagtttcaaaaaaattcttaaGGAGTAGATctgtaaaattatcatttttatttataatttattaaggaACGTGTAAAAGAAAAGGTGAATAActagtataaaaaaaattaaaggtggtataaaattattttagtttATTCTTCTCTCAACAATTCAATAATTTCAGATAATAATTTCAAATTCATTGTATCAACATGATAAAATTGCAACTTGaagtatttttcatattttaatatctaaatttaattttaaaacaatCGAAATCAACTTCGAAGATCAGTTAGTGAATTTTgataagcaaaaaaaaaaagaaatacatgaaccaaaatcaatttatgtaaaaaataattatgagaTTTTCACATAgacattttttatattttatataaattatattcaCCTAATTAAAGCTTATAGATCTCAAGACATTTTtcataattcaagaaaattatagTCACGATAATAAAAGAATAGTAAATGATTATAAATtagcaaataaaaaaaaaatcttttctgATGGCGGGAGGGAAAGAGATAAATGtcattataaaaattaaaaaattaaactaaaacAACAATCATATTGATAAAATGTgtactatatttattttgaattagttTAAATTgttagaaattaattaaattaatttgattttaatcttaataaaaaataaatcaacccAAGCTATGAACAATTATACtcaaactcatatattaatcacataaaaaattgatcaaaatttcctgcataaaaaaaaggaaaaagagaaagCCTACAACTAATTGGATCGGCTAGCCAATACCCTCAAAAACCATTctccaaaatcaaaattttgaattccaAAGCATTCTAAATTATGtcacaaaaataatacatgaatcatagaatatttttaaaaggcatttaataaaatagagaaacaaaatattttgaaagagGAGTGAAAAAAAGAAGGGGAATACTAAAGaaatagcaaaaaaaaaagtacaaggctttaaatgacttgaaaagTGGGACTCgattatgaaaagaaaaatcttaCTAAAGAGAGAAGTCTATTAGGAGTCCACATGTCAATAAAAGAATGCCTCACACAAGTATGAGTTGGCATGCCAAggaaatgaagaaaatgatccTTAATGTATGTATGAGGGTTGCTTTCTTTTAATCTTTAATGTATTTCGCTTGATTCGTTTGGTtcttaatatattataaaaggTGATCAGATTGATCAATTATCGTATCAGATTTATCAAAAAGAATTTGTTAAATTTAACCTCGGGTTTCCACTAAAAGATAAATCGCCAAATTTTTCCTATTCCCCTTAAAGCCATAGCGTAAAAATGCCATAATTTTCtccatcttcatctttttcaagTTTCGTTACTCAGTAAAAACACACTTTTACTTTCGTCTTTAATATCACGAATGTTTATCAAGAGAAATGGAGGCAAAGAATCAACCCCATATTATGGTAAgatttatttttagattttacaatttgggtattttttaCTATCCTTTTAACTATTTCTTTTATGTGATCCTTTATCTATGTAAAAGAATAGTTTTTTTGTTAGATTTGAATTTTTTCTACAAAAGCATAAAGTGTTAGATAAAGGTCCCAAAAACTTAAGCATTTTATCGCATAAAAAATGTTTAATACTAGTCCCATAGAATATTTAGAAGCACACACTTGCTCTATATTTCAACTAATATATAGAATGGTGgtcctaataatttttttaacagaCCCTATGTTCGAGGCTGCATTTTTCAGCATTAAAATTTGTCATAAAGGACTGATGAAGCATCAACCAAACAAAATTTATGTTGGCGGTATGGTctattttgacaatgttgaagcGACAAACCTTAATTTAGCAGATTTGAAGAAGATGGCTGAGATGTGCGGCTATATGAATGACTCTGAAATAGTTTGACATGAATATGAAAAGTACGCCGATAGATGAAAATTAGTGTCCACTGAAATTGAAGCTCTCTTAATTGAAAAATTGATCCCGAATGATAGAGTAGTTGAGTTGTATTTTGAACATTTGGACTCCTAAATTAAAGTAGATTCAGTTGAGATTTTAGGCCATACAAATTGCACATTAAATCAAGAACATATTGAAAATGGTGATGAGTTTGAAGATTCAGAAAATGAATTATCTAGTGATGATGCCATGCTGGAAAGACATGGACAAAAAAGGCAAAGCTTTGAGGGTGGAAGGAAACTTATTAATGACGAAGTTCTGAGAAAGTTGTGTAATGAAGATGGAGATTCAGATTGTGTGGACTCTGAAGATCAGAAAAGTTTAAATGGTGATTCCGATAATGTGTGCTTTTATTTTCCAAAGCACAACCCAAAAACTGAAACAAAAGATCCTATATTGACATTAGAATATACATTTGGAAGCAAGGAGGAATTCAAAAATGTAGTATCAACTCATAAGGTAAAAGCAGGGAGGAGTATCAGGTAGATCAAAAATGATGGAGAAAGAATAAAAGCAAAGTGTAGAAATCCAGATTGTAAATGGATAATTATGGCATCGATAATGCATCGTGACAAGGCATTTCAGATTAAAACTTACGATTACAAGCATACCTGCAAACATTGGAACCATCGCAACAAGACAATAACGCCGTCTTTCATTGCAAGAACATATCTTGATGATATCAGTCAAAATAGAGAGTGGAAGCTGTCTAATTTTAGAGACACGGTTAGTGAGGGACTTAAGGCTCATGTTACTTTAGATCAAGCTAGAAAGGCTAAGAAAAAGGCACTTGTATTAATTGATGGAGATGTTAAGGAACAATTTtccattctttgggattactGCCTTGAAATTGAAAGGTCAAATCATGGAACTTCAATGTATATGAAGTTAACTCAAAATGAAATGCCAAATAAATCATACAGATTTCAAAGAATCTATGTATATTTTGCTGCTTGAAAGGAGGGATTTAAGGATGGATGTAGAAAAATAGTAGGTGTGGATGGGTGTTGGTTGAAGGGTCAGATATCATTTGTTGACTGCAGTTGGCTTGGTTGCTAATAATAATATCTTTCCAGTGGCCTACGCAGTTGTAGAAAAGGAAACTAGGGAGACGTGGTCATGGCTTTTGACCTACTTAGCTGATGACTTGGAGATTAACGATCAAGCTGGTTGGACCTTTATGTCGGACAAGCAAAAAGGTCTCATTAAAACGTTTAATGAAGTTTTGCCATCAGTGAGTCATAGATTTTGCGTGAGATATCTCCATAATAATTTCAAGAGGGCTGGTTTTAGTGGTTCCTTGGTAAAACATGCTTTTTGGGCTGCTGCAAGTGCTATAATTGTGGAATTCTTTAATGCTCGCATCGATGACATTGTTAAATTGGATGTCGAAGCTGCTATCTGGTTGAAAGAAAAAAGAGCCTACTGAATGGTCTAAATCACATTTTTCTCCCAATTCTAAGTGTGATATTTTGTTGAATAATATGTGTGGATCGTTTAATAGTATTATACTTGATGCTCGACACAAGCCAATCATCACTTTGTTGGAAAAACTAAGATATCTTCTTACGGCTAGATTACAAGCTAACAGGGATAAAGCTGATAGATGGAATTGTGATGATATTTGCCGTCGGATCAAAAGTATTTtgcacaaaaataaaaaagttgcTGCTGGTTttattccaaaaaaattaaatgaatgaaactttgaaattcttgacGAAAGTGTGAGCGACGTTTGGGCTGTGGACCTTACTGGCAGAAAATGTCGTTGTAGAAAATGGACTATTACAGGAATCCCTTGTAAGCATGCTATTTCAGCAATTTGGCATAAAAATGCTGAGGTTATTAATTATGTGGATGACTGCTATAAGGTGGAAATGTATAAACGAATCTATGAACCAACTATTCTTCCAATCAATGGTTCACAGTTATGGCTTAAATCAAAAAAGCTCCCTCCTTTGCCTTCAATCTTTTCAAGACAAAATAAGTCAGGAAGAAAGCAAAACTTGAGAAGAAAAGAACAAGATGAAGTAGGATCAAGTAGAactaagatgaagaagaagcaaACATCAGTTAATTGTAGTCGATGTCACAAGTCTAGCCATAATATGAACTTGCAAGTTTAACTATGTGCAGCCAGAAGGAGGAGTTTTTGAGCGAGCTTGTTGGATGCCTTCTACTTCATTTATAGCTGAAAAGTTATCGgtaaatattttgatatgataGTTAAGTTAGCTTGGCATCTTAAAAAAATCTGATTTTTTTCCTTATACAGATTAGAAGAACAGAAGTTATTCATGATGATAATGCTACATCGTCTGACATGAATATTTAATGTGGTATGTCCTTTTATTTGGTCACACATGCTCCTTTTTTGGCTTTATATCTAAGTTGATGGCTACTTTACACATTAAAGAAGAATTGCTGATTTGAAGTGACGATTTTTTGTTGATGGCTTGATAGCTGATTGAAGTGAAGATATTTTGCTGGTTTCGTGCTGATAGCTGGTTGAAGTGAAGATCTTAAAAATTAACTTTAGTGTTTCATGCTGGTTGAAGTGAAGATATTCGCtgcttttattcatatttttgagCCAACTCTTGTAATGTAATTTTGTTAAGTTGTGACTTGTGATTAGAAACTTCAATATGCACCAGCTATTGTTCCTTTCAGTTTAAGTTCAATTTATGCTTCAGTTTTACTTCTATTTGCAAATTTGATCGAACTTTAAGTCTTGTTATGTACTGAGTAGATATATGCCTTTCAGACTATCTGTTTCCTTCTTTGAAATTAAAATCACATGCGACTTTTGTTCTCTTTTCATTCTTAATAGTGAAGGGCATACAGTTGTTGAAGATCTCATTATAGTTGATAGAGGTTCTTAATTATGTTTTCTAcacaaaagagagaaagaagcATACTCCAGCTCTAATAATGAGCTTATGGCGAGATAATATAATTGAAGAGGGAGAGGGAGAATGCCTTTATTTTTAAGCTAGTGAAGGATAACAATCTACATGTTTTGCATTCTTTATTTTGGTAATTAAAGAAATGTTATTACCAAGTGAGAAGTTAAAAGACTGTTGCGTAGTTACTATGCCCTTGCTTCTTGTCCCTTATTTCAAACTCAAAGAAAGCCCCTAATAGATATGAGAAAGACGTGCTCGTataaaaattgaaagaagaaatcATGGAGTTGGAAATAGGGTCCCAATCACATATAAGCAGAAGAGCTACTTAAGTTGTTCTGCAACCAAACAGATCTTCAAAAATTGCAGCACTTCTCTGCCACTGTTAAGAGTAGAAATTTAACATATGTAGTATCATTATTTGTTTCCCTTATGACAACATCAAGCATCATAGGTatttttgtcacgccccgggggTACCCTAGACCTGACCGGCACTCAGGAACCATTTCtagctcccaagcgaaccacatagcctgatcacacatccgttcattcattcaatcagcggaagacttaaaataaagagaatatttggtggaaaaatcccaaatcaataatctaactcaagaaagaaaggccatgggccaacaaatcaaacttcagtctttgtcattaaaatagttgacaagaataatttcaaggaaataaaatattcaatcgatccatcactatctagtctatgaagcctctgtCACTACTATCgaattggtgccaatgatatgttcatggctatctcaaatcaaaatgagagggctaactcgacgcaagaataacataagtggtgtcctccgaatgtaggggaggactcaccaatacgctgagtgtgaatagatcctcaatggtgctcctattgacgatctcttaaacctgtctctgcatcatgaaatgatgcaggtccaaatggacgtcagtacgtggaatgtacgtgtatgtaatatggcagaatgaaacatacctcaaggaagaataacgttggttcaaatatctcaaaatcagaaagataagagagactcaatcaaagtatcataagtctaaagtaagaatacattttagacaaagaccaatcataaaccatTCAATCCAGTCTAATCATGTACgatacaattcaattaaatcattcaatccaatccaatcatgtatcattctattcaacccaatcacataTAACCTAATCTAATCCATCACACATCATCTAACCCGatccgatcatatacaatcaactcaaaggactcaactcaataaatatgcaaatttaaATATGCAATTAAGTTGAATTTACAATTCAACttaatcatctacaatcacaatcaagccaatcatatcaagcacaatccattcaattgggagtttctctaaccgacaactatcaccatatgagcgagtgatagtacaacaattcgacgttgttgccacgtccgtccatactttgccagggtatgaacgatgaaccaatcatggatccataaccaatcaagtcctatcatgtcaggacaataaaatgggaaacatccgactttaacggttcaatcccctcctacgtttggcgacgtagtttattggttcgagtatggactatacccttacccaattcggtgctcgatacttctcccaagactcaatatactcatatctatcaagtgagtaaaatactcaaaatactcatttagtctcattggactcttttcaaatcaactcatttagtctcattggactcttttcaaaactcaatcaaatctggcctcattggaccttcattcacaatcaactcatctcaatcatcaaactcttctttttttgaatttgataccatctcaactcaatgaatgcagaaaatattagatgcatttaaaacataatttcaactcctcaactcaaactcaaaatagacattttttatgtaaaaatgctcaactcgtttatactcaaaatactcatgttcaaaaaaaatgataatttagagatttctcaaactcaactcatgcttaaactctttttaaatcaaagatgaaaataatcattcctTAAACtcaaatagtgtataaatagtttatgcaaaatgttcacaaatcatttatttaaaactcattctcaagcaatcatttatactcatatgactccaatcaaatcaaattatgcaaatcacatatcatgtagtcacattagactccaatccatttcatctcaaacatcatcatcaacatacctcttcatcaatcattctacctaTGTTAAAGATaaccatcattcacatcatcatcaaatatcttgctccaaaattctcatttatctctatattcaattttattCACACTCACTAACAAaaatacatcatctcccattgaaagcaatatttacataaaaactatcaatctcaacctcaaaacaaattataacaaaaaagaagtctcatcttgagttcatgtgaatgaatacatgaatccatattctcaacaaaactcaactcgagaacaccatcaatacatatgaatttatatacaaaaaattattGTAGTCAATATGTAATTACagtttgtgaaataaatatgaaagaaaattattcaagaattcaagtcatgaaaatcatcaatcaattaatagtatgtgaagatattctagggttttagaaaaattcaagaaaacattcatggagggttcaagtctttcacaatttctatccaacacatctatggggcatatggaagaacttaatccatattttaggttagccttacatacctcaaAATCTCCATAAATCTTGATGAACAttcttaacttgaagaagaacaatcaagagaccctttcttgaaattcttggatttgttttcttgaaaaccctatgtttaggatttaagatttctcttagagattcatgaatagatgaagaaTTTTGGTTGGAAagcttgaaatctatgaaggaattaccttgttgaagaatcttgaaaaagaaccctaacttgatgttttcttgaaaattcttgagcgttgatgtttagaagtgaatgagagagtttttaatgaggaaaCCTATTTTCTACAAGTTTAGGGATATTAGAATAACTACCCAAAGggttataggacaaaaatacccttaaaaaaataaagagggcATCGTTTCGTCAGACTTCTGCCAGGATAGAGCGGCtccagtaaaatggtcataacttttgactcaaaactccaaaaattacaatcttggtggcgttggaaataagactcaaagacctttaatttgataggtcatggtccacccatttcatcatatcaaaaaaGATATGGTCATTGGAAGTCGactcttatacgaactcattcggaaacttagtcaagatgaattctttggacttgacttggttttagggatcccttatgaccctaaatcaacTCTAACACCCTTAAATTATTTAGGAaatgatcctaactcatgcatgcactttaaAATCGTCGAATACGATCATATACGTACATGAAGAATGATCCGAATCTTAGCGAAAATTTTTTGGGTGTTACAATTTTTATCCATCTGCTTTGAAATAATTGTTTTAAAGCCTAAAGTTTATCTAAAACAGTCTATCTACATTCATGAGGTAAGAGTAAGATTTGTATATATCGTCCAATCCCAAACTCCACTTATGAAACTATTCTAGATACGTTGTTTGTCCTTAAATGTTTCTATGTACCAAATGTGCTAATAAAATGTTTCAATATGCACAAGATTTTTCCAATGATTATAAGCACTTGATATGCTCAATTTACTTTCAATGTTAATGCACCAGGTTTTCTCAATTAAATATGTACCAGATATATTCAATTTGTACCTGATTTTACAATGGCAAGGGACCAGATTTCACCTTTTCGTTCTCTCTTTCAAGCTCACTTCCAATCTAGAGATCGACTCTGTctctatctttttttcttcaacTATTATTATGGCATGATACTTGTCCATTTTCAAATACTTTCAATATACTTTTAGATTCACTCAGTTTCTTTACGAATTTTCGAAT
Proteins encoded in this window:
- the LOC129875565 gene encoding uncharacterized protein LOC129875565, yielding MASIMHRDKAFQIKTYDYKHTCKHWNHRNKTITPSFIARTYLDDISQNREWKLSNFRDTVSEGLKAHVTLDQARKAKKKALVLIDGDVKEQFSILWDYCLEIERSNHGTSMVRYHLLTAVGLVANNNIFPVAYAVVEKETRETWSWLLTYLADDLEINDQAGWTFMSDKQKGLIKTFNEVLPSVSHRFCVRYLHNNFKRAGFSGSLVKHAFWAAASAIIVEFFNARIDDIVKLDVEAAICIILDARHKPIITLLEKLRYLLTARLQANRDKADRWNCDDICRRIKRIPCKHAISAIWHKNAEVINYVDDCYKVEMYKRIYEPTILPINGSQLWLKSKKLPPLPSIFSRQNKSGRKQNLRRKEQDEPEGGVFERACWMPSTSFIAEKLSLIEVKIFCWFRADSWLK